The stretch of DNA GCAGCCAACTTGGCGTGCAACCAAGGTGAGCCCTGCACCGCTGGCCACAATGGATACAACAAACACAAACCAGAAGCCATCAACAGCAACAAACCGGCGTACGAAACATAGCGCAAGGTAAACAAGCCAATCGCCATCTCGCGCCGCGCTGCGTCTGCCATCCGCGGCAAGACAAAACCCATGACCAGCAAGGCAAAGCCCGACCCCGCCCCCATCAGCAAGCCAAAAAAGTGCAGCGTTAAGTAAAAATCCCGCATCATTTACATCCGCTCAGCGCGTCTAGTCATGTCTCTACTGTAAGCGCATAATGGTTTTGAACTACAAACCAATTTACGCAAGTAGGCCAGACCAATGTCCGCTATCCCCACGCTATTTGCCAGTCATGCCCAAGCCAACCTCCCCTTGCACGAGCAACTCGTCCGCACTTTGCGGCATGCGATTGTCGACGGCCATTTAGCGCTGGCCAGCCGTTTGCCCGCGACGCGAACGCTGGCCGCCGATTTACAACTTTCACGCAGTACGGTCGAATTAGCGTATGCACGGCTGGAGTCCGAAGGCTATGTGCAGCGCAAAGTCGGCGCGGGCAGCTTTGTTGCAATTGCTGGGCAACGGCAAAGCGCAGCGCAGCGTAAAGCGGCAGCGGGATTATCACAACGCGGGCAGGCGATTGCCGACATGGGCGCGTGCCGCGACTCGGCTAACGCCGTCAGCAATGGTCTATTTTTTACCGGCCAACCCGATAGCTGCGCTTTCCCGCGCGAACTGTGGGGCAGGCTGATGCAGCAACGCTGGAAAAAAGACGGCGAAAAACTGATGCGTTATGGTGATCCGCAAGGCCTGCCCGAGCTACGTGCCGCCATTGCCAGCTACTTGGCGCAATCACGCAATGTGGTGTGCGATGCCAGCCAGATTGTGATTTTGAGCAGCTCACAGCAGGCGATCCAACTCACCGCGCAATTGTTGATCGACACAGGCGATACGGTTTGGCTAGAAGACCCCGGCTATTTGGGGGCACGCAATGCGATGCAAAGTGCTGGCGCGGCGATTTGCCCGATTCCGGTTGATGCCGAAGGCATGCAGATCAATGAACATACTGGTACCAAGTACCCAAAACCAAAGCTAATCTACACAACGCCTTCACACCAATACCCCCTGGGTGTCGCCATGAGCCTGACACGGCGTATGGCGCTACTGGAGCAGGCTGCGGCGATGAAGGCATGGATTATCGAGGACGATTACGATGGTGAATTTCAATACGAGCAGCGCCCACTCCCCTCGCTGCAAGGGCTCGATACTCAAGGCCGCGTGATTTACATGGGGACATTTAGCAAGGTGCTGTTTGGCTCGCTCCGGCTGGCGTATCTGGTGTTACCGCCCGAATTGGTCGCGCCGTTTACGTTGGCGCGCACTGCGTTTGATGGCCATAGCAATCAGTTGATGCAGGCGGTGACGGCGGATTTTATTCATGGCGGCCATTTCGCCAGCCATTTGCGCCAGATGCGTACCTTATATAAAAGCCGCCGCGATTTGCTGATGGCGCAGCTGGCCGAACATTGCCCGCAGCTCACGCCCATCAACACCAGTGGCGGACTGCAATTTGCCGTCTGGTGCCCGGCGGGCTGCGAAGCGAAATGGGCAACCGCTGGGATCGCCCAAGGCCTGCCAATGCGACCATTGAGCAAATTTTATCTGGGCGAGCAGCAAGGTGAGGGGTTTCTAATGGGGTATTCATCGCTAAACAATGATGAAATCAGGCTACAGGCCTATACCCTTGGCAATATTATTAATCAACGCGCCTCAACTCCACTGACTGCGGCAAGAAACACGCCCAAGTAAAAGCGAAAAAGGCGAGCTATCACGCTCGCCTCTGGAAGAATAATTGATCGACGCTATTTGATGTTTTTCACAAAACCCAGCCCTTTGCTGCGCAGATTAGCCACCAGAGCTTCGACCTCGGCCAAGCTCAGTTGCTGATCCTTCAAGTGCAGCACCCAATCGACGTCTTCCTGATATTCACGCAACTCGGTGCTGCGCAAAAAGCCGGAGCGGCCATCGGGCATGGCGGTATTGCTAAACCAAAGCTGGAAGGCGATAAACATTGGATTATCCGGCTGGGCAATCCCGCTGTAGCTTTGCACTAGTTTGCCATCCACGTAGAAACGAATATCGCCATCCGCCACATTCATCACCAAGGTGTGCCAACCGGCAAAACTTTTCACTGTCGACGCGGCTACATGGTTGAGTGGATCATACGCGGCGATTTCATACGTACCCGTCCACATCGTTGGCGAATCAATCCCCCAACCGCCATTAGGCAGGTATTCAAAATCAATCTCGCTGTACGGTTCAGTCCCTTCAAGGTAGCGCGTAATACCAAAGAAGGTTTGAATCACCGAATCGCCATCGGGGCCACGCAGTGGCGCATCGTTAAAGTACATGCGCGCCGCCCAAGTGCCATTGAGGTAAATCGAATCAGAAGTCATCAATTCAACTTGCGAACTGCTGCCTGCCGTAGCGGCATTGCCCACAATCTGATCGCCACTGATGGCGGTGCTGGCTTTTAAACGCATTAGCGTGTTACCAGATTGCTGCGGGTCTGCGACAAAGCTGATGTTATTCGGGCTCCATTGCCCATTACTCAAGCCGGGGCCACCGTTCCAGCTGCGCAACGACCAGCCGTTATTGCCAAGCTGGCTGATCGTGCTGTAGCTGAAGTCGTCAAACAACAAGCCCGTACTCGGAATGGCCGGTGTCGCACTTGGGCTAGGCGTTGGTGTTACAACGGGTGCTGGGCTCGGGCTTACTGTTGGTGTGATCGTTGGCGTCGCGGTAGGCTTGGCCGTTGGGCTCGGGCTAGCGCTTGGGATCGCAGTCGGCGTAGCGCTGGCTAGTGGCGTTGGGGTTGCGCCATCGCAGCGGCCCAGATTTTTCCATGCGCCCCATTGATCATTGGTCGGTGCGGTGTTGCTCCACCATTTGGCTTCGTAATTGACGCCTTGATAGCTCACGCGCTGGCCTGCGGTATAGGCGATACCACTCTGCCATGCGGCCAAACAATTGCCCGTCGCCGGGCTAGTCGCGCTGGGGGTCGCTGTTGGCGCTTGAGTTGGTGCGGCGCTAGGGATAACCGTTGGCTTTGGGCTTGGAACCGTGGTGGGAGCGATCGTCGGCGCCACACTGGGCGCCGGAGTTGCCACCGACCCAGAGCTTGGCCCCAGATCACGCCACAAAGTCGGCGATGCGCTCGGCGTCCAGCCCGCACCGACAAAGGCGGTATGCGTCACTAAGGCCTGATAATCATGGCCCGCGTACGATACGCTGCTACCGGCGACATAGGTCGCACCTTCTTGCCAAGCCGGCGCAGCGGCGTGGGCAATTAATGTGACGCTGGCCAGCAAGCCGGCCAGTAAGAAATTCGTAGTTTGCTGCATGTCTCATTCCATCCTGTTTTGTTTTTTTACCAAGCTTACAAATTTATATTGCTCTTGGGTCTAAATCGTCGCCTAATCGCCAATGTCATAGGCGTCGAAGCAGTAAGACTATGTGAGATCGTTACTGCTGAGAATGTCCGAATCTGCCACGCCATTTGTCTGGATCGCACCTGTCATGTCGATGATTTATCAGGAAATGTTTGATATTGGGCCACAAACTCAGCAAATGAGCGTTGGTGCGCGGGTATATCACCACCCACAGCTCCCGATCTTGGCCGATTACGACATTCTGTTTATGGGGCTATCAGAAGCACGCGGCCAGATGCATGTCGAGCGGATTGGCGCGCCGTTTCATGTACTCATCGTCGGAGTGGAAGGGCAAGGTGAAATTATTGCTGGTGACCAACGCGTGCCCATCGGCCCCAATCAGCTAGCAATTTTGCCTGCTTACAGTCATAGCGGGTTTGAGCGGGTGAGCGAGCTGTGGCGTTGCGCGTGGTTTTTGCTCAATGATGCACCTTGCTGGAATTCATTGGCCGATCAGGCGGTTAGTGTGCGCTCGGTGCCCAATGCGCACAGCCTGTTTTTCGCCATGTACACCTTATGCCATGAAGCACGCTTGCAGGCAGAGAGTTTTAGCGGCGAAGCGTTGGTGTTGGTACTGGATTTACTCAAACGCATGCTAGCCAGCGCAGTCACCAATGAAGACCTCGCCACCCGCTTGCGAGCCTTGTTTAATGGTATTCGCTTTGCACCAGCACAGGCATGGCGAGTCGAGCAACTGGCCGCACAATATGGTGTTAGCGCCGCGCATTTTCATCGACTTTGCTTGAAAAACCTGGGGGCAACGCCGTTACAGTTGATTATCGAACAACGCATGTTGCGTGCGCGCGAATTATTAGCCAGCGGGCGCTATTCAGTCAGCGAGGTTGCTACCGCCGTAGGTTATGAGGAAATCGCCAGTTTTTCACGCCGCTATCGGGCGCATTTCGGCAGCAGTGCAGGCGAAGTGCGCAAAAAAATCTTGGCATAACTTGATTGGCGGCTAGCAAGATAGCGCGTAATAAACAACGGGGCAAATGCCCCGTTTTTTTGAACCCATCTCGCGTAAGACTTACGGCTGCTTAGCAATCGTCGCTTGCTCAGGGGCACTCCAAATTTTATAGCGAAGCTCTAGCTGATTCGGCACATAAACTACGAGCGGCAATTTCGGGTTGTAGCGAATCAAATCATCGTCACCGGAGTACACCGGCACAAATTTTTTGCGCGTGGAGCCCGGAGGGCAGGCCATCATGGTGCTAGGGCCTGGGCCAACCTTTTCAACCACCCAGTAGTTGTAACCCCAACCTTCTGCCGTTTTTTCTTCAATGTCGCCGCGCAAGCTGCGGGTGTTGCAGTCGGCATTCATTACTTGCCCAGGAATGAGTTGCACTCGATAAAGCTCGGGATTTTTCACTTTTGGCAATTGAATCACAACGCGCTGATAACCCTCTTCAGCAGGTGGAAATGCCTTCATCGGATCAGCTTCGGCCATCACTGCAGCAGAAGTCAAAGCAGCAACGGCTGCTGCGCAAAGGGTGATTTTTTGTACTGTTTTCATACACTATGCTCCTTGCCAGTCATGTCGACAGCATAAGCGGTTTCGTCTTGCTACCCTAGTGACTATTCACGC from Chitinibacter fontanus encodes:
- the pdxR gene encoding MocR-like pyridoxine biosynthesis transcription factor PdxR is translated as MSAIPTLFASHAQANLPLHEQLVRTLRHAIVDGHLALASRLPATRTLAADLQLSRSTVELAYARLESEGYVQRKVGAGSFVAIAGQRQSAAQRKAAAGLSQRGQAIADMGACRDSANAVSNGLFFTGQPDSCAFPRELWGRLMQQRWKKDGEKLMRYGDPQGLPELRAAIASYLAQSRNVVCDASQIVILSSSQQAIQLTAQLLIDTGDTVWLEDPGYLGARNAMQSAGAAICPIPVDAEGMQINEHTGTKYPKPKLIYTTPSHQYPLGVAMSLTRRMALLEQAAAMKAWIIEDDYDGEFQYEQRPLPSLQGLDTQGRVIYMGTFSKVLFGSLRLAYLVLPPELVAPFTLARTAFDGHSNQLMQAVTADFIHGGHFASHLRQMRTLYKSRRDLLMAQLAEHCPQLTPINTSGGLQFAVWCPAGCEAKWATAGIAQGLPMRPLSKFYLGEQQGEGFLMGYSSLNNDEIRLQAYTLGNIINQRASTPLTAARNTPK
- a CDS encoding carbohydrate-binding protein; the encoded protein is MQQTTNFLLAGLLASVTLIAHAAAPAWQEGATYVAGSSVSYAGHDYQALVTHTAFVGAGWTPSASPTLWRDLGPSSGSVATPAPSVAPTIAPTTVPSPKPTVIPSAAPTQAPTATPSATSPATGNCLAAWQSGIAYTAGQRVSYQGVNYEAKWWSNTAPTNDQWGAWKNLGRCDGATPTPLASATPTAIPSASPSPTAKPTATPTITPTVSPSPAPVVTPTPSPSATPAIPSTGLLFDDFSYSTISQLGNNGWSLRSWNGGPGLSNGQWSPNNISFVADPQQSGNTLMRLKASTAISGDQIVGNAATAGSSSQVELMTSDSIYLNGTWAARMYFNDAPLRGPDGDSVIQTFFGITRYLEGTEPYSEIDFEYLPNGGWGIDSPTMWTGTYEIAAYDPLNHVAASTVKSFAGWHTLVMNVADGDIRFYVDGKLVQSYSGIAQPDNPMFIAFQLWFSNTAMPDGRSGFLRSTELREYQEDVDWVLHLKDQQLSLAEVEALVANLRSKGLGFVKNIK
- a CDS encoding helix-turn-helix transcriptional regulator, with the protein product MSESATPFVWIAPVMSMIYQEMFDIGPQTQQMSVGARVYHHPQLPILADYDILFMGLSEARGQMHVERIGAPFHVLIVGVEGQGEIIAGDQRVPIGPNQLAILPAYSHSGFERVSELWRCAWFLLNDAPCWNSLADQAVSVRSVPNAHSLFFAMYTLCHEARLQAESFSGEALVLVLDLLKRMLASAVTNEDLATRLRALFNGIRFAPAQAWRVEQLAAQYGVSAAHFHRLCLKNLGATPLQLIIEQRMLRARELLASGRYSVSEVATAVGYEEIASFSRRYRAHFGSSAGEVRKKILA
- the eco gene encoding serine protease inhibitor ecotin; translation: MKTVQKITLCAAAVAALTSAAVMAEADPMKAFPPAEEGYQRVVIQLPKVKNPELYRVQLIPGQVMNADCNTRSLRGDIEEKTAEGWGYNYWVVEKVGPGPSTMMACPPGSTRKKFVPVYSGDDDLIRYNPKLPLVVYVPNQLELRYKIWSAPEQATIAKQP